From one Bacteroides eggerthii genomic stretch:
- a CDS encoding MGH1-like glycoside hydrolase domain-containing protein, which produces MKRIFLLVLLILGLVISSFKVLSANSPEKLYENLQKKLASGWNTWDTRSVLTHVFLPYGFAVDLNMIDSDGSRVKKFRIGDRSKGAPILQPGPHSFDGTYTKITVNWRGYKLQVESAAIGLKNVILITPLAETKKGGRLAVIPEILWKRGNTLVVNTRSFVLASRDRAVEIETYIEGELLEKKGKEFIVSLNSPIALCCGEAMSLEKATAFVKRQAQEFVTTNKKRFGENYDCYNAMQSVLAWDNIYDPSIRKVITPVSRIWSSEWFASEDFGGFTLFCWDTYFAAMMLAVGSKELAYANAVEITKAITECGFIPNCFYSNGFKSRDRSQPPVGSLVVWMLYKQYKEKWFLELLYKELLTWNRWWSKNREDKGLLCLGSNPYEKVTYFRSEFDTNCHYGAVLESGLDNSPMYDGVSFNKQKHLLEQQDVGISSLYVMDCDYLALIAEELNYKKDAMELRERADYYRANLKGLWDEKTGFYYNRSTRTMDFNYRTSPTCFYPLLAKAPTQNQAERMVKEHLLNTNEFWGKYVIPSVPKNDPAFKDNEYWRGRIWAPLNFLVYMGLNNYEFREVKRLFAEKSKNLLLKSWLSHGYVFENYNALTGIGDDVVRSDKFYHWGALLGYISLMENGVVCKYN; this is translated from the coding sequence ATGAAAAGGATTTTTTTGCTTGTTTTGCTTATATTAGGCTTGGTAATTTCTTCTTTTAAGGTTTTGTCTGCAAATTCTCCGGAGAAACTCTACGAAAATTTACAGAAAAAATTGGCCTCTGGGTGGAATACTTGGGATACTCGTAGCGTATTGACGCACGTGTTTCTTCCTTATGGCTTTGCTGTTGATCTCAACATGATTGATTCTGATGGGAGCCGAGTGAAGAAATTTAGAATTGGTGACCGAAGTAAAGGGGCGCCTATATTGCAGCCCGGGCCTCATTCTTTTGATGGAACCTATACTAAAATAACAGTGAATTGGCGTGGTTACAAATTGCAAGTGGAAAGTGCTGCCATAGGACTTAAAAATGTGATTTTGATTACACCATTGGCTGAAACAAAAAAAGGAGGGAGATTGGCAGTAATTCCTGAAATTCTTTGGAAACGTGGTAATACACTGGTTGTAAATACTCGAAGTTTTGTTTTGGCATCACGCGATAGGGCTGTTGAAATAGAAACATATATAGAAGGTGAACTTCTGGAGAAAAAAGGCAAGGAGTTTATTGTTTCTTTGAATTCTCCGATTGCACTTTGTTGCGGAGAGGCTATGAGTCTGGAGAAAGCAACTGCTTTTGTAAAGAGACAGGCGCAAGAATTTGTTACAACTAATAAAAAAAGGTTTGGTGAGAATTACGATTGCTACAATGCCATGCAAAGTGTTTTGGCATGGGATAATATATATGATCCCAGTATTAGGAAAGTGATAACCCCTGTCAGCCGGATTTGGAGTTCTGAATGGTTTGCCAGTGAAGATTTCGGTGGTTTTACGTTGTTTTGTTGGGATACTTATTTTGCAGCGATGATGCTGGCTGTTGGTAGTAAGGAATTGGCTTATGCAAATGCTGTGGAGATAACCAAAGCAATAACTGAATGTGGTTTTATACCCAATTGCTTTTATAGTAATGGCTTTAAATCAAGAGACCGCTCTCAGCCACCTGTCGGTTCTTTGGTTGTTTGGATGTTGTACAAACAATATAAAGAGAAGTGGTTTTTGGAGTTACTTTATAAAGAATTGTTGACTTGGAATCGTTGGTGGAGTAAGAATAGGGAGGATAAAGGTCTATTATGTTTGGGAAGTAATCCTTATGAAAAGGTTACTTATTTTAGATCTGAATTTGATACGAATTGTCATTATGGAGCTGTTTTGGAGTCGGGCCTGGACAATTCACCTATGTATGATGGAGTATCTTTTAATAAGCAGAAACACTTATTGGAGCAACAGGATGTGGGTATATCTTCATTGTATGTAATGGATTGTGATTATTTGGCATTGATAGCAGAGGAACTTAATTATAAGAAAGATGCTATGGAGCTTAGGGAGCGTGCGGATTATTATCGTGCTAATTTGAAAGGCTTATGGGATGAAAAGACAGGTTTTTATTACAATCGTTCTACTAGGACCATGGATTTTAATTATCGTACCTCGCCTACTTGCTTTTATCCATTGTTGGCAAAAGCACCTACACAAAATCAAGCTGAACGAATGGTAAAAGAGCATTTATTGAATACTAATGAATTTTGGGGAAAGTATGTGATTCCATCTGTTCCGAAAAATGATCCGGCTTTTAAGGATAATGAGTATTGGAGGGGACGTATATGGGCTCCATTGAATTTTTTGGTTTATATGGGGCTGAATAACTATGAGTTTCGGGAAGTGAAACGCCTTTTTGCTGAAAAATCTAAGAATTTGTTATTGAAGTCTTGGTTATCACATGGTTATGTTTTTGAAAATTATAATGCTCTTACTGGTATAGGGGATGATGTTGTAAGAAGTGATAAATTCTATCATTGGGGTGCATTATTGGGATATATTTCTCTTATGGAGAATGGAGTTGTTTGTAAATATAATTAA
- a CDS encoding sialate O-acetylesterase, which produces MKKRCLNYTVVKSLITFLLLVHFLSASTFVKAKVQLPSILSSNMVLQQHTNVKLWGKAQKNSPITIKTSWDNKTYKTTADKQGKWLLNISTPVAGGPYEITFNDGELLTLKNILIGEVWFCSGQSNMEMPMSGFDRQPTQGTNDVIAKAKASTPIRIYNTDSKDGKWIRQFSKTPEEDCKGEWLENTPVNVSHTSATAYFFARYLQEVLEVPVGIIISSLGGSKVEAWMSREAITPFKSIDLSILNNNEPIKNITATPCVLYNSKIAPFTNFTIKGFLWYQGESNRDNVDLYKDLMPVFVKDIRNKWNIGEFPFYFVEIAPFNYEGANGTSAARMREVQQQNMKDIPNSGMVTTLDIGHPVFIHPTNKETVGSRLALWALAQTYGQKGFGYATPIYKSMEISGNKIYINIDNAQRGLCPMWTPLEGFEIAGEDRIFYPAHAEIETKTTRLAVSCDKVQHPIAVRYAYKNYAKASVFSTYGIPVAPFRTDNW; this is translated from the coding sequence ATGAAAAAAAGATGTTTAAATTACACAGTAGTTAAGTCCTTAATAACCTTTCTTCTATTAGTACATTTTCTATCAGCCTCTACATTTGTAAAAGCTAAAGTACAATTACCCTCCATACTTAGCAGTAATATGGTATTGCAACAACATACAAATGTAAAACTTTGGGGTAAAGCTCAAAAGAATTCTCCCATCACTATAAAAACATCATGGGATAACAAAACGTATAAAACAACAGCAGACAAACAAGGAAAATGGTTGTTAAATATCTCTACACCAGTAGCTGGAGGTCCTTATGAAATTACTTTCAACGACGGAGAGCTCTTAACTTTAAAAAATATATTAATAGGTGAAGTCTGGTTTTGTTCCGGACAATCGAATATGGAAATGCCAATGAGCGGCTTTGACCGCCAACCGACTCAAGGTACAAACGACGTCATTGCCAAAGCAAAAGCCTCTACTCCAATCCGTATCTACAATACAGATTCTAAGGATGGAAAATGGATACGTCAATTTAGCAAAACACCAGAAGAGGATTGTAAAGGTGAATGGTTAGAAAACACTCCTGTCAACGTTTCCCATACAAGTGCAACTGCTTACTTTTTTGCCCGATATCTACAAGAAGTCTTAGAAGTACCGGTCGGTATCATTATATCTTCACTTGGTGGCTCAAAAGTAGAAGCATGGATGAGCCGGGAAGCTATTACACCATTTAAAAGTATCGATTTATCCATACTCAATAATAATGAACCAATAAAAAACATTACAGCTACTCCATGTGTACTTTACAATAGCAAAATAGCACCATTCACTAATTTTACTATTAAAGGCTTTCTTTGGTATCAAGGCGAAAGTAATCGCGACAATGTTGATTTATATAAAGATCTGATGCCCGTCTTTGTCAAAGACATACGTAACAAATGGAATATAGGGGAATTTCCTTTTTACTTTGTAGAGATTGCTCCTTTCAATTATGAAGGAGCAAATGGTACCTCAGCCGCCCGTATGCGCGAAGTTCAACAACAAAATATGAAAGACATTCCTAATAGCGGGATGGTCACTACTTTGGATATAGGGCATCCCGTCTTTATCCACCCGACAAATAAAGAAACTGTTGGTAGCCGTCTGGCTCTTTGGGCCCTTGCCCAAACCTATGGGCAAAAAGGATTCGGCTATGCCACTCCCATTTACAAATCTATGGAAATATCAGGAAATAAAATATACATTAATATAGATAATGCACAACGCGGACTTTGTCCGATGTGGACCCCGCTCGAAGGATTTGAGATTGCCGGTGAAGATAGAATTTTCTATCCGGCTCATGCCGAAATAGAAACCAAAACAACCCGCCTTGCCGTATCATGCGATAAAGTGCAGCATCCGATAGCAGTTCGATACGCTTACAAAAATTATGCAAAAGCAAGTGTATTCAGTACCTATGGTATTCCTGTAGCTCCATTTAGAACAGATAATTGGTAA